One part of the Arachidicoccus terrestris genome encodes these proteins:
- a CDS encoding DUF3109 family protein translates to MIVIDNILVSDDVLSEQFVCDLSKCKGGCCEDGDAGAPLMDEELKELQKNFDAIKPYLTTEGLKAIEQQGKYIYDKSFGWVTPTINNAICAYGYRDTNGIIKCGIEQAYNDGKLDWKKPVSCHLFPIKTEKSRLDKDLEFVNYVPREDLCSAACKLGKKLKVPVYRFLKEAIIRKYGTDFYQSLEATAEHMHKD, encoded by the coding sequence ATGATTGTAATTGATAATATATTAGTCAGTGATGATGTACTTAGTGAACAGTTTGTCTGTGATCTAAGTAAATGTAAAGGAGGCTGTTGTGAAGATGGTGATGCCGGTGCACCGCTGATGGATGAAGAATTAAAGGAGCTCCAGAAAAACTTTGACGCCATCAAACCATATCTAACAACGGAAGGGCTGAAAGCGATTGAACAGCAGGGTAAATATATTTACGACAAAAGCTTCGGCTGGGTAACCCCAACAATTAATAATGCCATCTGTGCCTATGGCTACCGAGACACCAACGGTATTATAAAATGTGGTATCGAGCAGGCCTACAATGATGGTAAGCTGGATTGGAAAAAACCCGTCAGCTGCCACCTGTTTCCTATTAAAACAGAAAAAAGCAGGCTTGATAAGGATCTGGAGTTTGTCAATTATGTTCCCAGAGAGGACTTGTGTAGCGCAGCATGTAAATTGGGGAAAAAACTAAAAGTTCCGGTTTACCGGTTTTTAAAAGAGGCAATCATTCGCAAGTACGGCACCGACTTCTATCAAAGCCTGGAAGCTACTGCCGAGCATATGCATAAGGACTAA
- a CDS encoding DUF6268 family outer membrane beta-barrel protein — protein sequence MNMILRLSLITLLSVVLAKTYGQVELRTELIGSSRYTNGSNIKTTDKGSAKVFSLNAKIPLSVEVDENQKPVKVWGLGVAAEYTTFSNGKIADVFGPDKIVNANLSLYHLRPMSEKWSILATLGVGVYTSHTDLSKVGFHNLMANGGVIFVRHIKNNLDVGLGPVINTLLGYPMVFPGVYVKWKTNGDYEVNVSMFNGLEASAGKRFSEQFKLDMVAAFNGSMALETKNNKKLMFTHQYFYTGLQPEINLGEGWSISAIAGLAAGRTAYYQERTLKSIFKSDDNVHHPHFGAAPYGSLSLKLDF from the coding sequence ATGAATATGATATTGAGGTTATCACTAATTACTTTGTTAAGTGTGGTTTTGGCTAAGACATATGGTCAGGTTGAATTGAGAACCGAACTTATCGGGTCTTCCCGGTATACAAATGGAAGCAATATTAAAACGACTGATAAAGGAAGTGCAAAGGTGTTCTCATTGAATGCCAAGATCCCATTATCGGTGGAAGTGGATGAAAATCAGAAGCCGGTGAAGGTGTGGGGGCTAGGAGTCGCAGCAGAATATACCACATTCTCAAACGGGAAAATAGCGGATGTCTTTGGCCCTGATAAGATAGTTAATGCTAACTTATCTTTATATCATCTGCGGCCGATGTCAGAAAAATGGTCCATTCTTGCCACTCTGGGCGTTGGCGTTTATACAAGCCATACGGATCTTTCAAAAGTGGGATTCCATAATTTAATGGCTAACGGCGGTGTGATTTTTGTTCGTCACATAAAAAATAATTTGGATGTGGGCCTGGGGCCGGTAATTAATACATTGCTTGGATACCCCATGGTTTTCCCCGGTGTATATGTTAAATGGAAAACTAATGGTGATTATGAAGTGAATGTTTCCATGTTCAACGGGCTGGAGGCTTCAGCAGGCAAAAGGTTTAGTGAACAGTTTAAGTTGGATATGGTAGCTGCATTTAACGGGAGTATGGCATTGGAAACTAAAAACAACAAGAAACTAATGTTTACGCATCAGTATTTTTATACAGGACTTCAACCTGAAATTAATCTGGGGGAAGGTTGGTCGATTTCTGCCATAGCAGGCCTTGCCGCTGGCAGAACGGCCTATTATCAGGAAAGGACCTTGAAATCTATTTTTAAAAGTGATGATAATGTACATCATCCTCATTTTGGTGCTGCTCCTTATGGTTCACTGTCTTTAAAATTGGATTTTTGA
- the rpsI gene encoding 30S ribosomal protein S9 has translation MEKQKIAVGRRKEAVTRVFISRGSGKITINDKDYKEYFTLAYLQNQVEVPLKTVEGSDKFDVKVNATGGGVKGQAEAAKLGIARALIEIDPEYRPLLKAAGLLTRNSKSVERKKFGHKKARRSFQFSKR, from the coding sequence ATGGAAAAGCAAAAAATAGCCGTAGGACGTCGTAAGGAAGCCGTTACCCGCGTTTTTATTAGCCGCGGTAGTGGAAAAATTACCATTAACGACAAGGACTATAAAGAATATTTCACTTTAGCTTATTTACAGAATCAGGTAGAGGTGCCTTTGAAAACTGTAGAGGGAAGCGATAAATTTGATGTAAAAGTGAATGCCACTGGTGGTGGTGTGAAAGGTCAGGCAGAAGCTGCTAAATTAGGTATCGCACGTGCACTGATCGAAATTGATCCTGAATACCGTCCCCTGTTAAAGGCAGCCGGTCTGTTGACACGTAATTCGAAAAGTGTTGAACGTAAGAAATTCGGTCACAAGAAAGCCCGTCGCAGCTTCCAGTTCAGCAAACGTTAA
- a CDS encoding UbiX family flavin prenyltransferase, whose amino-acid sequence MMEKKIALAITGASGSIYAKLLIERLLALKSQWREMAVVMSKNAATVWETELSNKEYASYPLTYYDKYDFNAPIASGSAKYTDMLIVPCSMGTLGRIASGISDDLVSRAADVMLKERRNLILGVRETPYNLIHIRNMETVTMAGGIICPLTPSFYSKPATIDEVAMTVVHRLIDLLGLEQGGFRWGAAGSAEEKK is encoded by the coding sequence ATGATGGAAAAGAAAATAGCCCTTGCTATAACCGGGGCCAGCGGGTCGATTTACGCTAAGCTTCTTATTGAAAGACTGTTAGCATTAAAAAGCCAGTGGAGAGAAATGGCTGTCGTAATGAGTAAGAATGCGGCTACCGTTTGGGAGACAGAGCTGAGTAATAAAGAATATGCGTCTTACCCGCTTACTTACTACGACAAGTACGATTTTAATGCACCCATTGCTTCGGGTTCAGCAAAATATACAGATATGTTGATTGTTCCCTGTAGTATGGGCACCTTAGGCCGGATTGCAAGTGGCATCAGCGATGACCTGGTCAGCAGAGCTGCAGATGTTATGCTTAAGGAGCGTCGAAACCTTATATTGGGTGTTAGAGAAACGCCTTATAACCTGATTCATATCCGTAATATGGAGACGGTCACAATGGCTGGAGGCATTATCTGTCCGTTGACGCCCTCTTTTTACAGCAAACCGGCAACAATCGACGAAGTGGCGATGACCGTAGTGCACCGATTGATCGACCTCTTGGGGCTGGAACAAGGCGGGTTCAGGTGGGGTGCAGCTGGGTCAGCAGAGGAAAAGAAGTAG
- a CDS encoding glycosyltransferase gives MEETNDIILFSALDWGLGHTTRSIPLLTFFNENGYQLLIAVQPATASEKILQRHFPDAIFLPLKGYCIRYAKKRSFFALKIFFQIPKILAAIRREHRFVKETVRSYPIKMILSDNRYGFYHKSVHSVFMTHQLRIAAPFSWLEATIQQINYNYIQRFDELWIPDLKGELNIGGALSHPGKMPPGVSAHYLGPLSRLSLLDRADTDKSMPVHSLKYLFLLSGPEPQRSILEKRLLEAAHRLTGKTILIRGLPAEASTPVYQTSEIKSGANGLTVIPYADPDTLNRLLQKAEYVVCRAGYSTIMDLLILGKKGIYIPTPGQTEQQYLAKRLMQQQWGFCFEQEEADYISLLEKADTFNYILPKLETMDVRQHLTHTAKLGNQLKRSNHLIR, from the coding sequence TTGGAAGAAACCAACGACATCATTTTATTTTCCGCACTGGATTGGGGCTTAGGTCATACCACAAGATCTATTCCGCTTTTAACGTTTTTTAACGAAAATGGCTACCAATTGCTGATTGCAGTGCAGCCAGCTACTGCCAGCGAAAAGATTCTGCAAAGACACTTTCCCGATGCTATATTCCTTCCTCTGAAAGGTTACTGCATTCGCTATGCCAAAAAAAGATCTTTTTTTGCGCTCAAAATATTTTTTCAGATTCCCAAAATTCTGGCAGCCATCAGGCGGGAACATCGTTTTGTCAAAGAAACCGTTCGGTCTTATCCCATCAAGATGATTCTTTCAGACAACCGGTATGGATTTTACCATAAATCCGTGCATTCAGTTTTTATGACCCATCAACTGCGAATTGCAGCGCCCTTTTCATGGCTGGAGGCGACTATACAACAGATCAACTATAACTATATTCAGCGCTTTGATGAACTCTGGATACCCGATCTTAAAGGCGAGCTTAATATCGGAGGAGCACTGTCTCATCCGGGAAAAATGCCACCCGGCGTTTCAGCTCACTACCTGGGTCCCCTCAGCAGATTATCCCTGTTAGACCGGGCCGACACCGACAAGAGCATGCCGGTTCACTCCTTGAAATACCTTTTTTTATTGTCAGGCCCCGAGCCACAACGCAGCATTCTGGAAAAACGACTGCTGGAAGCAGCTCACCGTCTGACAGGTAAAACGATTTTGATCCGGGGACTGCCGGCAGAAGCCAGTACCCCCGTCTACCAGACTTCTGAAATAAAAAGCGGGGCCAATGGGTTGACAGTGATTCCTTATGCTGATCCCGACACATTAAACAGATTATTGCAGAAAGCAGAATATGTCGTTTGTCGAGCCGGCTATTCTACGATTATGGATCTTTTAATCCTGGGTAAAAAAGGCATTTACATTCCCACTCCCGGGCAAACAGAACAACAGTACCTTGCTAAGCGGTTAATGCAGCAGCAATGGGGCTTCTGTTTTGAGCAGGAAGAAGCGGACTACATAAGTCTGTTAGAAAAAGCTGATACTTTTAATTACATTCTCCCTAAACTGGAAACAATGGATGTCCGGCAACATCTGACACACACAGCAAAACTGGGAAATCAGTTAAAAAGATCCAATCACCTGATCAGATGA
- a CDS encoding pseudouridine synthase: MSRFRYFAIYKPFQTLSQFSPEVGKRTLKDYFSVPKDVYPVGRLDYDSEGLLLLTNDPKLNQALLHPRNAHNRTYYVQVEGIVSQAAVSQLKKGVEIGINGKVHTCRAVEAQIMGGEPQLPDRNPPIRFRKTVPAPWLSLTLREGKNRQVRKMCAAVGAPVLRLVRISIEELDITGWASGDIKELSRIDISRYMHV, from the coding sequence TTGTCCAGGTTTCGCTATTTTGCTATATATAAGCCTTTTCAGACTTTATCACAGTTTTCCCCTGAGGTTGGGAAAAGAACCCTAAAAGACTATTTTTCCGTTCCAAAAGACGTCTATCCGGTGGGTCGCTTGGATTATGATAGTGAAGGATTGTTATTACTTACCAATGACCCAAAGTTAAACCAGGCCTTATTACATCCCAGAAACGCTCACAACAGAACGTATTATGTGCAGGTAGAGGGTATTGTCAGTCAGGCGGCAGTTTCTCAGCTTAAAAAAGGTGTTGAGATTGGTATCAACGGTAAAGTGCATACCTGTCGGGCTGTGGAGGCACAGATAATGGGTGGAGAACCGCAGCTTCCGGATAGAAACCCGCCGATTCGCTTTAGAAAAACCGTACCTGCTCCCTGGCTTTCATTGACACTGAGAGAAGGTAAAAATAGACAAGTCCGCAAAATGTGTGCTGCGGTAGGTGCCCCTGTCCTTAGATTGGTCCGTATCTCAATTGAAGAGCTGGATATTACAGGATGGGCATCCGGCGATATTAAAGAGCTGAGCCGGATAGACATTTCTCGTTATATGCATGTTTAA
- the pncB gene encoding nicotinate phosphoribosyltransferase has product MEQSTTLVRLASMLDNDFYKFTMQCAVVSLFADVKATYKFINRGGHRYPPGFGQALRASVDAMAELKLQPDEKEYLHTTCPYLSPAYIDFLAGYKYHPQEVRIHQEGEELEVTVEGYWFRTILWEVPLLSLISELFYILTGQKRIADVDIERRTAKKIHLFNQLGVTVAEFGTRRRHSFEVHRLIASTLKKHHGNSYIGTSNVHLARMTGVKPIGTHAHEWFMFHGAYYGFKMAGGLGLENWATVFQGDLGVALSDTYTTDIFFQQFNKKLSKLFDGVRHDSGDPIEFAEKTITHYEKLGINPLYKFIIFSDGLNPEKVTHIAQATRGRIGISFGIGTNLTNDVGLDPMNIVIKLSSIQAGNDKPIPTIKLSDEKGKYTGDPEMIELAQKILGIPVDPA; this is encoded by the coding sequence ATGGAACAATCAACAACACTTGTCCGGCTGGCGTCGATGCTAGACAATGATTTTTATAAATTCACCATGCAATGCGCTGTGGTGAGTCTTTTTGCAGATGTAAAGGCAACCTATAAATTCATTAACCGTGGCGGGCATCGCTATCCGCCCGGATTTGGCCAGGCATTAAGAGCGTCTGTGGATGCGATGGCGGAGCTAAAACTGCAGCCTGATGAGAAAGAATACCTACATACAACCTGCCCTTATTTAAGTCCGGCCTATATTGACTTTCTTGCCGGGTACAAATATCATCCACAGGAGGTTCGCATCCATCAGGAAGGCGAAGAGCTGGAAGTAACTGTTGAAGGTTACTGGTTTAGAACCATATTATGGGAGGTTCCATTACTTTCACTAATCAGTGAACTTTTTTATATCCTGACCGGGCAAAAGCGGATAGCGGATGTGGACATTGAAAGACGTACGGCAAAAAAGATACATCTGTTCAATCAACTGGGTGTCACTGTTGCAGAGTTTGGCACCCGTAGAAGACACTCCTTTGAAGTTCACAGGCTGATTGCCTCTACCCTAAAAAAGCACCACGGTAACAGCTATATTGGCACGAGCAATGTCCACCTGGCCAGGATGACTGGTGTCAAGCCCATCGGCACCCATGCACATGAATGGTTTATGTTCCATGGCGCTTATTACGGCTTCAAGATGGCAGGAGGGCTCGGGCTGGAAAACTGGGCAACTGTTTTCCAGGGCGACCTTGGTGTCGCATTATCAGATACGTATACCACCGATATTTTCTTCCAGCAATTTAATAAGAAATTATCCAAGCTTTTTGACGGCGTGCGCCATGATTCAGGCGATCCCATTGAATTTGCAGAAAAAACAATTACGCACTATGAAAAACTGGGGATTAACCCACTCTATAAGTTTATCATCTTTTCAGATGGCCTAAACCCGGAAAAGGTCACCCATATTGCCCAGGCCACACGGGGAAGAATCGGAATATCTTTTGGCATTGGCACCAACCTGACCAATGATGTAGGCCTGGATCCCATGAATATTGTTATAAAGCTTTCATCCATTCAAGCGGGTAATGATAAGCCCATCCCCACCATTAAATTATCGGATGAAAAAGGGAAATACACAGGGGATCCGGAGATGATTGAACTGGCACAGAAAATACTGGGAATTCCGGTTGATCCAGCTTAA
- the rpsB gene encoding 30S ribosomal protein S2: METNTSLQQQLLEAGVHFGHLKKKWNPKMLPYIFAEKKGIHIIDLNKTVDHLQETAAAMKQIAKSGKKIMFVATKKQAKEIVSDCAKRVNMPYATERWLGGMLTNFNTVRKSVKKMQSIEKLLSDANADSLTKKEKLTLARDKDKMEKVLGGIAQMSRLPAALFLVDIGHEHIALAEAKRLGITTFGMVDTNCDPNKVDFSIPSNDDATKSVAIITNYITAAIAEGLAERQAAKDEDEEEVDNENEAKAARLQAEAEAEGGNTAGGRGRQSEGGPKRRAPQGGGARKPQAGGKR, translated from the coding sequence ATGGAAACAAATACTTCTCTACAGCAACAACTGCTTGAGGCTGGTGTACACTTTGGCCATCTCAAGAAGAAGTGGAATCCAAAAATGTTACCTTACATTTTTGCAGAGAAAAAAGGCATTCACATCATTGACCTGAATAAAACTGTCGACCACCTGCAGGAGACTGCAGCCGCTATGAAACAGATCGCTAAAAGCGGTAAAAAGATCATGTTTGTGGCTACCAAAAAACAAGCTAAGGAAATCGTATCTGATTGCGCTAAGAGAGTTAATATGCCTTACGCAACAGAACGTTGGTTAGGCGGTATGCTGACTAATTTCAACACGGTCCGCAAAAGCGTTAAGAAAATGCAGAGCATTGAGAAATTGCTGAGCGATGCAAACGCTGATAGCCTGACTAAGAAAGAAAAGCTGACACTGGCACGCGATAAAGATAAAATGGAAAAGGTACTGGGCGGTATCGCTCAGATGAGCCGCCTTCCGGCTGCTTTGTTCCTGGTGGATATCGGACATGAGCATATTGCGCTGGCTGAAGCAAAGCGTCTGGGTATTACAACTTTCGGTATGGTTGATACGAACTGTGATCCCAATAAAGTAGACTTTTCAATTCCTTCTAATGATGATGCTACTAAATCTGTGGCTATTATCACAAACTACATCACTGCTGCTATTGCAGAAGGTCTGGCTGAACGTCAGGCTGCAAAGGATGAAGATGAAGAAGAAGTGGACAACGAAAATGAAGCAAAAGCTGCCAGACTGCAGGCTGAAGCCGAAGCAGAAGGCGGTAACACAGCTGGTGGTCGTGGCCGTCAGAGCGAAGGTGGCCCTAAACGCCGTGCACCTCAGGGTGGTGGCGCCCGCAAGCCTCAGGCTGGTGGAAAAAGATAA
- a CDS encoding TrmH family RNA methyltransferase produces the protein MTPERKEKLLRVLSKRQFDLTVVFENVQDPHNIAAVLRTCESAGIQEVHILNHSIPPHPKFGDGLGYRSSSSAWKWLTLHYHDELQTCVDHIKSQGFSLMATALNERAVDLYEVDFTQKLALVFGNEKKGVSDELLQLCDGNFLIPQVGIIQSLNISVACAVCLYEAYRQKKNKGHYQTHAITDPKSNALAAEWGINE, from the coding sequence ATGACTCCTGAAAGAAAAGAAAAATTATTACGTGTACTTAGTAAACGGCAGTTTGACCTGACCGTCGTCTTTGAAAATGTGCAAGATCCCCATAATATTGCAGCGGTCTTGCGGACATGTGAATCAGCGGGCATTCAGGAAGTACATATTTTAAATCACAGCATTCCGCCACATCCTAAATTTGGCGATGGTTTAGGTTACAGGAGCAGCAGCAGTGCCTGGAAATGGCTAACACTCCATTATCACGATGAGCTGCAAACCTGTGTTGATCACATCAAATCACAAGGGTTTTCATTAATGGCTACAGCGCTCAATGAAAGAGCCGTTGATTTGTACGAAGTAGATTTTACCCAAAAGCTGGCATTGGTATTCGGGAATGAAAAAAAAGGGGTGTCAGATGAACTACTGCAGCTTTGCGATGGCAACTTTCTAATTCCACAGGTAGGCATTATCCAGTCACTGAATATATCTGTAGCCTGTGCTGTTTGTCTGTATGAAGCATATAGACAGAAAAAAAACAAAGGGCATTATCAAACCCATGCCATAACAGACCCAAAAAGTAACGCATTGGCAGCTGAATGGGGAATAAATGAATAA
- a CDS encoding sensor histidine kinase, with translation MKNYFFKSYNGIIFLIWTIIIFLVFLNFINRYSFLPSVVLTVVIFLPTILISHVLSNHLLKIFMLTDRMHIFTIWFLSLSLLLSFIYALIDQGFDILLTNGVVAYPRTMSANSLLLQFMSALPTPLLINLGFCGLRFYYEHTKLQQAHLKSQLHFLQEQINPHFMFNVLNNIHILMQKDLELASAQLVKYADILRYQLYNGKNEWVALKQEIQFLKDVIEVEKMRWGHSLKVQTRWKIIDGEKVIPPLLLITFIENAFKHVSRSLSETGYINILAEQQEGQLYLEVVNSKSIKHPQQNKNAVTSGIGLKNIKERLALLYPKKHNLSIDETKEHYRVQLYINF, from the coding sequence ATGAAAAACTATTTTTTCAAAAGCTATAATGGTATTATCTTTCTGATCTGGACAATCATTATTTTCCTGGTCTTTTTAAATTTTATAAATAGGTATTCGTTTTTACCTTCCGTTGTTTTAACGGTCGTCATTTTCCTTCCGACCATCTTGATTAGCCATGTCCTAAGCAATCATTTATTAAAAATATTTATGCTTACTGACAGAATGCACATTTTCACGATATGGTTCCTGTCATTATCGCTTTTACTATCATTTATCTACGCGTTAATTGACCAGGGCTTCGATATATTATTAACAAACGGGGTGGTCGCATACCCCCGGACGATGTCAGCTAATTCTTTGCTACTGCAATTCATGAGCGCACTCCCTACTCCGCTTTTAATAAATCTCGGATTTTGCGGACTTCGTTTTTATTATGAACATACCAAACTGCAACAGGCTCATTTAAAAAGCCAATTACATTTTTTGCAAGAACAGATCAATCCACATTTTATGTTCAATGTGTTAAATAATATCCACATATTAATGCAAAAGGACCTGGAACTTGCTTCTGCTCAACTGGTCAAATACGCAGATATACTGCGCTATCAACTCTATAACGGCAAAAATGAATGGGTAGCTCTAAAGCAAGAAATCCAGTTTTTGAAAGATGTTATTGAAGTGGAAAAGATGAGGTGGGGGCATTCATTAAAAGTTCAAACCCGGTGGAAGATCATTGACGGTGAAAAAGTAATACCACCCTTGCTGCTAATCACATTCATAGAAAATGCATTCAAACACGTTTCCCGGTCCTTATCTGAAACGGGTTACATAAACATATTGGCAGAACAACAGGAAGGCCAGCTCTATCTAGAAGTAGTCAACTCAAAATCAATAAAACATCCTCAACAAAATAAAAATGCGGTCACTTCAGGCATCGGTTTAAAGAACATAAAAGAAAGACTGGCATTGCTTTATCCCAAAAAACACAATTTGAGCATCGATGAAACGAAAGAGCATTACCGGGTTCAGTTATATATCAATTTTTAA
- the rplM gene encoding 50S ribosomal protein L13, with amino-acid sequence MSKLHFTTKHANAATVQRQWHIVDGTNQTVGRISSKIAAILRGKNKASYTPHVDTGDYVIVINADKVTFSGNKLEQKSYINFSGYPGGKKEEVAKDLLKRRPEVVLERAIKGMLPKNKLGRKMIKKLFVYAGDQHPHTAQQPKELKF; translated from the coding sequence ATGAGTAAACTACATTTCACAACCAAGCACGCGAATGCGGCTACCGTTCAACGCCAATGGCATATTGTGGATGGTACTAATCAAACCGTGGGTCGTATCAGCTCTAAAATTGCAGCCATTCTGCGCGGCAAGAATAAGGCGTCTTATACTCCACACGTAGACACTGGTGACTATGTTATCGTCATCAATGCAGATAAAGTTACTTTTAGTGGTAACAAGTTAGAGCAGAAATCCTATATCAACTTCTCTGGTTATCCGGGAGGTAAAAAAGAGGAAGTGGCTAAAGACCTTTTAAAGCGTCGTCCTGAAGTTGTTTTGGAAAGAGCCATCAAGGGTATGTTGCCTAAAAACAAATTAGGTCGTAAAATGATTAAAAAATTGTTTGTTTATGCAGGGGACCAGCATCCGCACACTGCTCAACAGCCCAAAGAACTGAAATTCTAA
- a CDS encoding alpha/beta hydrolase: MSAKQVRQTVIFELELPDASLPDANDSLFLAGDFNGWHTADTAFCFSKDRKGHYVLKTKLLLGEHAFKVVRGNWQTVETDSMGGAISNRILDLEKQTGRSPLKVAIKVAGWADRFPRVPVRSTAAGNVKIIDSTFLIPQLNRKRRIWVYLPKNYEQNTQTHYPVIYMQDGQNVFDEATAFSGEWGVDEYLNSLPDHEQCIVVAIDNGGNERMQEYNPYPNKQFGRGEGKRYAAFLAEVLKPFVDAHYRTKPAARFTTICGSSMGGLISYYTAITYPQIFGQAGVFSPSFWIAPDIYPAAKKALPLLGQSGFYFYGGDKEGDSLDIRLRQMKLVLDKNETVVSQIVMDPEGMHQEQYWRKAFAPFYHWLLTLQSR; this comes from the coding sequence ATGTCCGCTAAACAAGTCCGACAGACCGTAATTTTTGAATTGGAGCTTCCTGATGCTTCATTACCTGACGCAAATGACAGTCTGTTCTTGGCGGGGGATTTTAATGGTTGGCATACCGCCGATACCGCTTTTTGCTTCAGCAAAGACCGAAAGGGGCATTATGTACTAAAAACTAAATTACTGTTGGGTGAACATGCTTTTAAAGTTGTTCGTGGTAACTGGCAGACAGTGGAAACCGACAGTATGGGCGGTGCGATCTCCAACAGAATATTGGATCTTGAAAAGCAAACAGGAAGATCTCCTCTGAAAGTTGCTATAAAAGTCGCCGGATGGGCTGATCGTTTCCCCAGGGTGCCTGTCAGAAGCACTGCGGCCGGTAACGTTAAAATCATAGATAGCACATTTTTGATTCCTCAGCTTAACCGTAAAAGGCGTATCTGGGTTTATCTGCCCAAAAACTATGAGCAAAATACACAAACCCATTATCCTGTTATATATATGCAGGATGGGCAAAACGTATTTGATGAGGCCACCGCATTTTCAGGTGAATGGGGTGTAGATGAATATCTTAATAGTCTGCCCGATCATGAGCAATGCATTGTCGTGGCAATAGATAATGGCGGGAATGAACGGATGCAGGAATATAATCCATATCCTAACAAACAATTTGGTAGGGGAGAAGGAAAACGTTATGCTGCTTTTCTGGCAGAGGTTCTAAAGCCTTTTGTGGATGCTCATTACCGTACAAAACCGGCTGCCAGATTCACCACTATTTGTGGCAGTTCCATGGGTGGGCTGATTAGTTATTATACGGCAATTACATACCCGCAAATTTTTGGCCAGGCAGGTGTTTTCTCTCCCTCATTTTGGATCGCACCGGACATTTATCCTGCTGCCAAAAAAGCTTTACCACTTTTAGGGCAGTCGGGGTTTTATTTTTATGGAGGAGATAAAGAAGGAGATAGCCTGGACATAAGGTTACGGCAAATGAAGCTAGTGCTGGATAAAAACGAAACTGTTGTCAGCCAGATTGTAATGGATCCCGAAGGGATGCATCAGGAACAATATTGGCGTAAAGCGTTTGCTCCGTTTTATCATTGGCTCTTGACTTTACAGTCGAGGTAG
- a CDS encoding SixA phosphatase family protein: MKELLVIRHAKSSWQNPWEDDFDRPLNDRGKRDAPFMADEILKKGVPIDALVTSDANRAVATCAFFAGAYPGIPIRKEPKLYQASVKNFFEIVHALPDSYQCVALFSHNTGLTDFVNKLTKVRVDIVPTCGIYAVKADIESWSGFKEGKKAFWFFDYPKNHLIR, encoded by the coding sequence ATGAAAGAATTACTCGTAATCCGTCATGCTAAAAGCAGCTGGCAGAATCCCTGGGAAGATGATTTTGACAGGCCACTGAATGACAGGGGCAAAAGGGATGCGCCCTTTATGGCCGATGAGATCCTCAAAAAAGGAGTGCCTATCGATGCCCTGGTGACCAGCGATGCGAACCGGGCGGTGGCAACATGCGCTTTTTTTGCCGGTGCTTATCCCGGGATACCTATCAGAAAGGAACCTAAATTATATCAGGCGAGCGTCAAGAATTTCTTTGAGATCGTACATGCATTGCCGGATAGCTATCAATGTGTGGCTCTATTCTCTCATAATACGGGACTTACTGATTTTGTGAATAAACTAACTAAAGTCCGGGTGGATATTGTCCCTACCTGTGGTATTTATGCCGTTAAAGCGGATATAGAAAGCTGGTCCGGTTTTAAAGAGGGGAAAAAGGCATTCTGGTTTTTTGACTACCCTAAAAATCATCTGATCAGGTGA